From the genome of Drosophila melanogaster chromosome 2L, one region includes:
- the CG15429 gene encoding uncharacterized protein, isoform A, which yields MERPINKMRYYLKDEVVSHNKKDDCWVIIHRNIYDLTPMLKDRFDNWNRTLDYLVAHAGKDLTHFFHENGEPRTEISPSTGRPRVLFPPILEVAISEFCKTPGEMWSQDPFYHIGTVTKRARLIRIVNTLTAQTQYMTVCNEDSIYDIQQKYKQRYNHHAGSYEWRKFSNGGKSCSILNLNGTLDENGLTDDEDSNVELPPPSIWLYYTDDITIA from the exons ATGGAGCGGCCGATTAACAAAATGCGATACTATCTCAAGGACGAGGTGGTCTCGCACAACAAGAAGGACGACTGCTGGGTGATCATACACAGAAATATCTACGATCTGACGCCCATGCTGAAGGATCGCTTTGATAACTGGAATCGC ACACTGGACTATTTGGTGGCCCATGCTGGCAAGGACCTAACACATTTCTTCCATGAGAACGGAGAGCCTCGCACGGAGATCTCTCCGAGCACAGGACGACCTCGTGTCCTATTCCCTCCCATATTGGAAGTGGCCATATCGGAGTTTTGCAAAACACCGGGGGAAATGTGGAGCCAGGATCCATTCTATCACATCGGCACGGTCACAAAGCGTGCACGGCTTATACGAATTGTTAATACGCTAACGGCGCAGACACAATACATGACCGTTTGCAACGAGGACAGCATCTACGACATTCAACAAAAGTACAAGCAGCGATACAATCACCATGCAGGCAGCTACGAGTGGCGAAAGTTCTCAAATGGG GGCAAAAGCTGCAGTATTCTGAACTTGAATGGCACCCTGGACGAGAATGGACTGACTGATGACGAGGATAGCAACGTGGAGCTACCACCGCCTTCAATTTGGCTCTACTACACGGACGACATAACAATTGCTTGA
- the CG15429 gene encoding uncharacterized protein, isoform B codes for MWSQDPFYHIGTVTKRARLIRIVNTLTAQTQYMTVCNEDSIYDIQQKYKQRYNHHAGSYEWRKFSNGGKSCSILNLNGTLDENGLTDDEDSNVELPPPSIWLYYTDDITIA; via the exons ATGTGGAGCCAGGATCCATTCTATCACATCGGCACGGTCACAAAGCGTGCACGGCTTATACGAATTGTTAATACGCTAACGGCGCAGACACAATACATGACCGTTTGCAACGAGGACAGCATCTACGACATTCAACAAAAGTACAAGCAGCGATACAATCACCATGCAGGCAGCTACGAGTGGCGAAAGTTCTCAAATGGG GGCAAAAGCTGCAGTATTCTGAACTTGAATGGCACCCTGGACGAGAATGGACTGACTGATGACGAGGATAGCAACGTGGAGCTACCACCGCCTTCAATTTGGCTCTACTACACGGACGACATAACAATTGCTTGA